In Candidatus Amarolinea dominans, a single window of DNA contains:
- a CDS encoding amino acid permease, whose protein sequence is MKTAKKLGLLTLVMLIFVPTFGFRNVTTNAVALGPAAIPSWLVVSLFFFLPLSAFIAELASANQEKGGGIYSWVECSLGEKWAFISTWSYFVANLFYLQYVFARLPVMASWAIFGENRFTDANANLLPYMGMVLCVLLTLVAARGVRSFSKLSDVGGPLTILLVVLFIVFAGVGLLLGTPSATAFTAGNVMPDFDITYFATFAWLLLAVAGAEVAGTYITDVDKPSRNFPRGVIIATLFVAAAYIIGSLAVSLVASPEALTEAGLANAEYVVYQILAENFGLNGAIMVRLVAFVTFVASIGGFVVWMESPIRAMFADVPEGTFPRFLTNKDKTGTLKNALWTQAAVVIVLIAIPLFGLSGVESFFVLVTNMTALSLVIPYIILVAAYIVFRHKKMEAPFTMLKADSVAYTAAGVTLALSFAAYLGAGLDYVMGSESTSEAIGLVLQTYAGPIVLIAVGYGFTWLTKRKYLATLAAGGK, encoded by the coding sequence ATGAAAACCGCAAAGAAGTTAGGTCTGTTGACACTAGTCATGTTGATCTTTGTGCCAACCTTCGGGTTCCGTAACGTTACCACCAACGCCGTTGCGTTGGGTCCGGCTGCGATTCCATCGTGGCTGGTGGTCTCCCTCTTCTTCTTCCTGCCGCTCTCGGCCTTTATTGCAGAGTTGGCGTCCGCAAACCAAGAGAAAGGCGGCGGGATATACAGTTGGGTTGAATGCAGCCTCGGGGAGAAATGGGCTTTTATCAGCACCTGGTCGTATTTCGTTGCCAATTTGTTTTATCTGCAGTATGTCTTTGCCAGACTGCCCGTCATGGCATCGTGGGCAATCTTCGGGGAGAATAGATTCACTGATGCAAATGCCAACCTGTTGCCGTACATGGGGATGGTCCTATGTGTTCTGCTGACGTTGGTCGCCGCCAGAGGTGTGCGCTCCTTTTCAAAGCTTAGCGATGTGGGAGGCCCGCTCACGATCCTTCTCGTCGTGCTGTTCATCGTGTTCGCCGGTGTCGGACTGTTGCTTGGAACACCGTCTGCGACGGCATTCACGGCTGGGAACGTGATGCCTGATTTTGACATTACCTATTTTGCCACGTTTGCATGGCTGCTCCTCGCTGTCGCAGGCGCTGAGGTCGCTGGAACCTATATCACTGATGTCGACAAGCCGAGCAGGAACTTCCCGCGCGGCGTGATTATTGCGACGTTGTTTGTAGCTGCGGCGTATATTATCGGCTCGCTGGCTGTGAGTCTGGTTGCCTCGCCGGAAGCCCTTACTGAGGCTGGCTTGGCGAATGCCGAATACGTTGTGTATCAGATTCTGGCGGAGAACTTCGGACTCAACGGCGCAATAATGGTCCGTCTGGTTGCCTTTGTTACATTCGTTGCCTCCATAGGCGGTTTTGTTGTATGGATGGAATCGCCGATCAGGGCGATGTTTGCCGACGTGCCGGAGGGCACATTTCCGCGTTTCCTTACCAACAAAGATAAGACAGGCACGTTGAAGAACGCGCTTTGGACGCAAGCCGCGGTTGTGATTGTTCTGATAGCGATTCCGTTGTTCGGGCTGAGTGGCGTTGAATCGTTTTTCGTACTCGTGACCAATATGACAGCCCTGTCGCTAGTGATACCGTATATTATCCTGGTCGCGGCGTATATTGTCTTCAGGCACAAGAAAATGGAAGCGCCGTTTACCATGTTGAAAGCGGATTCGGTCGCATACACTGCGGCCGGCGTCACATTGGCGTTGAGTTTTGCCGCATACCTCGGCGCCGGGTTGGATTATGTCATGGGCTCGGAGAGCACCAGCGAGGCGATAGGCTTGGTGCTCCAGACGTATGCCGGACCGATTGTCCTGATTGCCGTGGGGTACGGATTCACCTGGCTCACAAAGCGGAAGTATCTTGCGACATTAGCAGCGGGCGGAAAATAG